A genome region from Arachis duranensis cultivar V14167 chromosome 6, aradu.V14167.gnm2.J7QH, whole genome shotgun sequence includes the following:
- the LOC107495328 gene encoding uncharacterized protein LOC107495328 isoform X1, producing MQDSVYPSCSYSANHGDAGNSFVALLYGPPSLLQYDFKDLSDQKLCTPSGSCTAASGNFVVDCSDSGTFPTSSGGIFIENLNSHNLQSRQDTVLDSSSRAMVGLRDSVHSVFHDIQSNNTAAQSTVPGGKKAREPFSSRSQWCGTNPASSLNVCATDNQTTPNMVPEHCSSNLNSLLTSGCPRVFCMEKSGYLLLSNTGLLGIVCLCHSCHMSVLKFCEHAGLYGINPGDAVHMENGETIAQWKNLYLLKFGIRSLGNESEWDWPEVLSTTGSLMRSNSSSSSMSKSDLSQILSSSAVRLRSAKPCDYVPFPKATSTEPSLLSGVFPREEPNTIQESGKIPLKGFVGTCTTTNIVGIQGNDGCQPVPLFFDSLKRNGNFSVAHSPSQIPTSLPIDHECIKNNNEKDVLIGKDAASSNIELRLGQPPQTGNPVPSFIGHPLFNALVSPPNLHLAKPMINMHSSEGKLQNNFCHGYGSFKMVDQPQPKIKNYMPGVSNAFGGAARSKPDSAANSLLFSPLPQLNLQPEGKTKASEILKNDSGPDISKKHDEFNGMQFAPINVPWKNNGHTGRQLDCSAVGSIKGLGNDEGVNFAKDPCAKLNSGFGISNLVKYPSSIRGAVGGNGSCISTVKGKIYESYNESRLPFDTSAGVNFLCDSRNVSSVGQKNHFTSGTTIPLEGILKGFPLLVPNSTSNQTTTPQQQSINLDRPLLDENMRLLAVTQILELSKQRHALHFHKMNQKHKRSSNTSEAHPDVYEALTSEQFSFGATFKLPQKRGPCGSPDTTDDLEKLASLTGLNRYCFSGLTALPLHSKEKKSQCKQAYNLQNEGQSLSLGINNDNTLFQRSSASNNFTEKPVDTNLGRYTFAAGQNLSSTNFFLGNGSTYNFKQFAKSSGETPLKIISKDESTHQWRGVPSKLWKADCDAKSLDPIAAEGQDDVQSVNASAKRFKRNFNMEDMLKVQEKSNVSTGSCAPMVTQASMEFNKIDSCIIDGGDATDSNNLVLDEGSVINKGWSPDAVESERSSEFLGSTCESYLNKGHLRVINDQDKPCRSLLDELKLLDSMTRQKSQDQSHILSGHYKANQSQNVKDLKGKKKRRNRLKNLDASLPSPFLLHNKNDERQMYFPSTQRKSSANAAFLQSNAKHKHTALSPKFPGNHFLSARHSDKEDSHVSESSSDDEFRGLHDVPRRKKQRAYFPSDCVGHFQMQDPDLEETEIGKVESMFTRGTNANRITRPIVCGEYGEICSEELAGELPKIPKFVSLSKVLKSAKRCKVPRLTSKKKLKRLSFGSNEHCCGQPGLERGNTSLVIFKAKRESKAIHGNSIVNIAPLKLKNKEIRKVRSINELTAKETKVKDIVVEYGEDKEHGWCNTKSRNFVQECMGISIQNSDAFCSVCQNSSNDDINCLLECSRCLIRVHQACYGISTLPKKGRWCCRPCRTNSKEIACVLCGYGGGAMTRATQNRTMVKSLLKAWSIEKGGMSKHSTTPELFEKEADVFDSTKSELKFDQTCGLKSGNVEISRSDQLKVEMSTNQMQNVPYNILKVHNSITAGVHDTSVKQWIHMVCGLWTPGTRCPNVNTMSAFDVSGVTLPREDVVCSICNRWGGSCIECRIVNCLVKFHPWCAHQKNLLQCETEGDDDENVGFYGRCMLHAVDPRYQSKYDPVDDIDSLEEREFTCARTEGYKGCKRDGFHRYCYSALKGKGGSGCLVPEEQLNAWIHINGQKSCPQRLPKPASDIEHDCRKEYARYKLAKGWKHLVVYKSGIHALGLYTSRFISRGEMVVEYVGEIVGSRVADKREIEYQSERKLQYKGACYFFRIDKEHIIDATKKGGIARFVNHSCLPNCVAKVVTIRHEKKVVFFAERDIYPGEEITYDYHFNNEDEGKKIPCYCNSKNCRRYLN from the exons ATGCAAGACTCTGTTTACCCCAGCTGCAGTTATTCAGCTAACCATGGTGATGCTGGAAACTCATTTGTGGCTCTCCTTTATGGCCCTCCATCCCTGTTGCAGTATGATTTCAAAGACTTGTCTGATCAGAAACTTTGTACCCCGTCTGGTAGTTGTACTGCTGCAAGTGGGAACTTTGTTGTTGATTGTAGTGATAGTGGAACCTTCCCAACATCTAGTGGTGGAATctttattgaaaatttaaatagtCATAACCTGCAAAGCAGGCAAGATACTGTTCTTGATAGTTCTTCCAGGGCAATGGTTGGTCTGAGGGATAGTGTTCATTCTGTATTTCATGATATTCAGAGTAATAATACTGCTGCACAGTCCACAGTCCCTGGTGGCAAAAAGGCAAGGGAACCTTTTTCTTCTAGGAGCCAATGGTGTGGTACAAACCCTGCATCCAGTCTAAATGTTTGTGCTACAGATAATCAAACTACGCCAAATATGGTTCCAGAACATTGCTCTTCCAACCTTAATTCTCTTTTAACGAGTGGATGCCCTCGTGTGTTCTGCATGGAAAAAA GTGGATATCTTCTTCTCAGCAATACAGGGCTTCTTGGTATTGTTTGCTTATGCCACTCTTGCCACATGTCAGTTCTTAAGTTTTGTGAG CATGCAGGGTTATATGGCATCAACCCAGGGGATGCTGTTCATATGGAAAATGGTGAGACCATTGCACAATGGAAGAATTTATACCTATTAAAGTTTGGG ATTAGGTCTCTGGGCAATGAGAGTGAATGGGACTGGCCAGAAGTATTATCAACAACAGGAAGTCTGATGAGATCCAATTCATCTTCATCCAGTATGTCAAAGAGTGATTTATCTCAAATATTGAGTTCATCCGCAGTCAGATTAAGGTCTGCAAAGCCTTGTGATTATGTTCCATTTCCAAAGGCCACCAGCACAGAACCCAGTTTACTTAGTGGTGTATTTCCCAGAGAAGaaccaaatacaatccaggaAAGTGGCAAAATTCCGCTCAAAGGTTTTGTTGGAACATGTACAACAACAAACATTGTTGGAATTCAAGGGAATGATGGTTGTCAACCTGTACCACTTTTCTTTGATTCCCTTAAACGAAATGGCAATTTTTCAGTTGCCCACTCTCCTTCACAAATTCCAACAAGCCTTCCAATAGATCATGAATGcataaaaaacaataatgaaaaagaTGTGCTTATAGGCAAAGATGCAGCATCGTCTAATATTGAGCTGAGGCTTGGACAACCCCCTCAGACAGGAAATCCAGTTCCATCATTTATAGGACATCCATTATTTAATGCCCTTGTCAGCCCTCCAAATTTGCATCTTGCAAAGCCAATGATTAATA TGCATAGCAGTGAGGGGAAATTGCAGAATAATTTTTGCCATGGTTATGGTTCCTTCAAAATGGTTGATCAACCTCAGCCTAAAATCAAGAACTATATGCCTGGTGTTAGCAATGCTTTTGGTGGTGCAGCTAGATCAAAACCTGACAGTGCAGCCAACAGTTTGTTGTTTTCACCACTTCCACAGTTAAATCTTCAGCCAGAGGGAAAGACAAAAGCTAGTGAAATTTTGAAGAATGATAGTGGACCTGACATATCCAAGAAACATGATGAATTTAATGGCATGCAGTTTGCTCCTATTAATGTTCCCTGGAAAAATAATGGTCACACGGGAAGGCAATTGGATTGTTCAGCAGTGGGATCTATTAAAGGTTTGGGCAATGATGAAGGTGTTAACTTTGCTAAAGATCCTTGTGCTAAATTAAACTCTGGATTTGGAATTAGTAATCTAGTGAAATATCCAAGTTCCATCAGAGGAGCTGTTGGTGGCAATGGTAGTTGTATTTCAACTGTTAAAGGAAAGATATACGAGTCATATAATGAATCAAGGTTGCCGTTCGATACATCTGCTGGTGTAaattttctctgtgattctaGAAATGTGTCTTCTGTTGGACAAAAGAATCATTTCACCTCAGGGACGACAATTCCATTAGAAGGAATTCTGAAGGGCTTTCCCTTGCTTGTACCAAATTCTACATCAAATCAGACTACTACACCACAGCAACAGAGCATTAACTTGGACAGACCTTTGCTTGATGAAAATATGAGGTTGCTTGCAGTGACGCAGATACTGGAGTTATCTAAGCAACGACATGCATTGCATTTTCATAAAATGAATCAAAAGCACAAGAGATCCAGCAACACTTCAGAAGCTCATCCCGACGTATATGAGGCTTTGACGTCTGAACAGTTCTCTTTTGGCGCTACATTTAAATTGCCACAAAAAAGAGGTCCTTGTGGGAGTCCTGATACCACTGATGATTTAGAGAAGCTGGCTTCACTCACAG GTTTGAATAGATACTGTTTCTCTGGCTTGACAGCATTACCTTTACATTCTAAAGAAAAGAAATCACAATGTAAACAGGCCTACAATCTTCAAAATGAAGGGCAATCGTTGAG CCTTGGAATAAACAATGACAATACACTGTTTCAGAGATCAAGTGCATCCAACAATTTCACTGAGAAACCAGTGGATACGAATTTGGGAAGATACACTTTTGCTGCAGGGCAAAACCTTTCtagtaccaatttttttttgggaaatggatcaacttataattttaaacaatttGCAAAATCTAGTGGTGAAACTCCTTTGAAGATAATTTCAAAGGATGAAAGTACTCATCAATGGAGAGGTGTACCAAGTAAGCTATGGAAAGCAGATTGTGATGCAAAATCTTTAGATCCAATAGCAGCGGAAGGACAAGATGATGTTCAAAGTGTAAATGCTTCTGCTAAACGCTTCAAAAGGAATTTTAATATGGAAGACATGTTGAAAGTGCAAGAAAAGTCTAATGTCTCGACTGGGTCTTGTGCACCTATGGTCACTCAAGCTTCCATGGAGTTCAATAAGATTGATTCTTGCATTATTGATGGTGGGGATGCTACTGATTCCAACAATCTTGTACTTGATGAGGGCTCAGTAATCAATAAAGGTTGGTCACCTGATGCAGTTGAAAGTGAAAGAAGTTCTGAGTTTTTAGGCTCCACATGTGAGAGTTACTTGAACAAAGGTCATTTGAGAGTCATAAATGATCAAGATAAACCATGTCGTAGTCTCCTTGATGAGCTTAAGCTGTTAGATTCTATGACAAGGCAAAAAAGCCAGGACCAAAGTCATATACTTTCTGGTCATTATAAAGCCAATCAATCTCAAAATGTCAAGGacttaaaaggaaaaaagaaaaggagaaataGGCTGAAGAATTTAGATGCCTCATTGCCTTCACCTTTCTTATTGCATAACAAGAACGATGAAAGGCAAATGTACTTTCCATCAACTCAGCGAAAATCATCTGCTAATGCCGCTTTTCTCCAGTCTAATGCCAAGCATAAACACACTGCTTTGTCACCCAAATTTCCTGGTAACCATTTTCTAAGTGCACGTCATAGTGACAAAGAAGATAGTCATGTGTCGGAATCAAGTTCAGATGACGAGTTTCGTGGCTTACATGACGTTCCtagaagaaagaaacaaagagcATATTTCCCTTCTGATTGTGTTGGGCATTTTCAAATGCAAGATCCAGATTTAGAGGAAACTGAAATTGGCAAGGTTGAGTCAATGTTTACCAGGGGGACAAATGCCAATAGAATCACAAGGCCAATAGTATGTGGAGAATATGGTGAAATATGCAGTGAAGAATTGGCTGGAGAATTGCCAAAAATTCCAAAATTTGTTTCTCTCAGTAAGGTTCTTAAAAGTGCCAAAAGATGTAAGGTACCTAGATTAACttcgaaaaagaaattgaagagaTTGAGCTTTGGAAGTAATGAACACTGCTGTGGTCAACCCGGTTTGGAGAGGGGCAACACGTCACTTGTTATTTTCAAAGCAAAGAGAGAATCCAAAGCTATACATGGTAATAGTATTGTAAACATAGCTCCATTGAAGCtgaagaacaaggaaattaggAAAGTACGCAGTATTAATGAACTGACTGCTAAAG AAACCAAAGTGAAGGATATTGTGGTGGAGTATGGTGAAGATAAGGAGCATGGTTGGTGTAACACCAAAAGCAGAAA CTTTGTTCAAGAATGCATGGGAATCTCCATCCAAAATTCAGACGCATTCTGCTCTGTGTGCCAAAACTCGAGCAATGATGACATTAACTGTTTGTTGGAGTGTAGTCGCTGTCTAATTAGA GTTCATCAGGCTTGCTATGGAATCTCCACATTACCTAAAAAAGGCCGTTGGTGTTGTAGACCATGCCGAACAAACTCAAAAGAAATT GCTTGTGTCCTGTGTGGTTATGGAGGTGGAGCCATGACTCGAGCAACACAGAATCGCACAATGGTGAAAAGCCTCTTAAAAGCGTGGAGTATTGAAAAAGGTGGCATGTCTAAGCATAGTACTACACCTGAACTTTTTGAGAAGGAAGCAGATGTATTTGATTCCACAAAATCTGAACTAAAATTTGACCAAACATGTGGTTTGAAGTCTGGGAATGTTGAGATCTCAAGATCAGACCAGTTGAAAGTTGAGATGTCAACAAATCAAATGCAAAATGTCCCTTACAATATTTTAAAGGTTCATAACAGCATTACAGCAGGAGTTCATGATACATCTGTAAAGCAGTGGATTCATATGGTTTGTGGGCTTTGGACTCCTGGAACAAGATGCCCGAATGTTAATACAATGAGTGCTTTTGATGTATCTGGTGTTACACTTCCTAGAGAAGATGTG GTTTGTTCCATCTGCAACCGCTGGGGTGGTTCTTGTATAGAGTGCAGGATTGTCAATTGTTTGGTCAAGTTTCATCCTTGGTGTGCTCATCAAAAG aACCTGTTGCAATGTGAGACTGAAGGCGATGATGATGAGAACGTTGGATTTTATGGAAGATGTATGCTTCATGCTGTTGACCCTAGATATCAGTCCAAGTATGATCCTGTTGATGATATAGATAGCTTAGAAGAAAGGGAATTTACCTGTGCCAGGACAGAG GGTTACAAGGGCTGTAAACGGGATGGTTTCCATAGATATTGTTACAGTGCCTTAAAGGGAAAGGGAGGAAGTGGATGCCTTGTTCCTGAAGAACAGTTAAATGCTTGGATTCACATTAATGGGCAGAAATCGTGTCCACAAAGACTCCCTAAGCCCGCATCAGATATTGAGCATGATTGTCGG AAGGAATATGCTCGGTACAAGCTAGCAAAGGGCTGGAAACACCTTGTTGTTTACAAATCAGGAATTCATGCCCTTGGTCTTTACACTTCTCGATTCATTTCCCGTGGTGAAATG GTTGTTGAGTATGTTGGCGAAATTGTGGGGTCACGGGTAGCTGATAAAAGAGAGATTGAATATCAATCTGAAAGAAAACTTCAGTACAAGGGTGCTTGCTACTTCTTCAGGATTGACAAAGAACATATTATTGATGCCACAAAGAAAGGGGGCATAGCCCGTTTTGTTAATCACTCATGCTTG CCGAATTGCGTGGCGAAAGTGGTTACTATAAGGCATGAGAAGAAG GTTGTCTTTTTTGCAGAGAGGGACATATATCCTGGTGAAGAAATAACATACGATTACCACTTTAACAACGAAGATGAAGGAAAGAAGATTCCATGTTATTGCAATTCCAAAAATTGCAGGCGCTATCTTAACTGA
- the LOC107495328 gene encoding uncharacterized protein LOC107495328 isoform X2 has protein sequence MRSNSSSSSMSKSDLSQILSSSAVRLRSAKPCDYVPFPKATSTEPSLLSGVFPREEPNTIQESGKIPLKGFVGTCTTTNIVGIQGNDGCQPVPLFFDSLKRNGNFSVAHSPSQIPTSLPIDHECIKNNNEKDVLIGKDAASSNIELRLGQPPQTGNPVPSFIGHPLFNALVSPPNLHLAKPMINMHSSEGKLQNNFCHGYGSFKMVDQPQPKIKNYMPGVSNAFGGAARSKPDSAANSLLFSPLPQLNLQPEGKTKASEILKNDSGPDISKKHDEFNGMQFAPINVPWKNNGHTGRQLDCSAVGSIKGLGNDEGVNFAKDPCAKLNSGFGISNLVKYPSSIRGAVGGNGSCISTVKGKIYESYNESRLPFDTSAGVNFLCDSRNVSSVGQKNHFTSGTTIPLEGILKGFPLLVPNSTSNQTTTPQQQSINLDRPLLDENMRLLAVTQILELSKQRHALHFHKMNQKHKRSSNTSEAHPDVYEALTSEQFSFGATFKLPQKRGPCGSPDTTDDLEKLASLTGLNRYCFSGLTALPLHSKEKKSQCKQAYNLQNEGQSLSLGINNDNTLFQRSSASNNFTEKPVDTNLGRYTFAAGQNLSSTNFFLGNGSTYNFKQFAKSSGETPLKIISKDESTHQWRGVPSKLWKADCDAKSLDPIAAEGQDDVQSVNASAKRFKRNFNMEDMLKVQEKSNVSTGSCAPMVTQASMEFNKIDSCIIDGGDATDSNNLVLDEGSVINKGWSPDAVESERSSEFLGSTCESYLNKGHLRVINDQDKPCRSLLDELKLLDSMTRQKSQDQSHILSGHYKANQSQNVKDLKGKKKRRNRLKNLDASLPSPFLLHNKNDERQMYFPSTQRKSSANAAFLQSNAKHKHTALSPKFPGNHFLSARHSDKEDSHVSESSSDDEFRGLHDVPRRKKQRAYFPSDCVGHFQMQDPDLEETEIGKVESMFTRGTNANRITRPIVCGEYGEICSEELAGELPKIPKFVSLSKVLKSAKRCKVPRLTSKKKLKRLSFGSNEHCCGQPGLERGNTSLVIFKAKRESKAIHGNSIVNIAPLKLKNKEIRKVRSINELTAKETKVKDIVVEYGEDKEHGWCNTKSRNFVQECMGISIQNSDAFCSVCQNSSNDDINCLLECSRCLIRVHQACYGISTLPKKGRWCCRPCRTNSKEIACVLCGYGGGAMTRATQNRTMVKSLLKAWSIEKGGMSKHSTTPELFEKEADVFDSTKSELKFDQTCGLKSGNVEISRSDQLKVEMSTNQMQNVPYNILKVHNSITAGVHDTSVKQWIHMVCGLWTPGTRCPNVNTMSAFDVSGVTLPREDVVCSICNRWGGSCIECRIVNCLVKFHPWCAHQKNLLQCETEGDDDENVGFYGRCMLHAVDPRYQSKYDPVDDIDSLEEREFTCARTEGYKGCKRDGFHRYCYSALKGKGGSGCLVPEEQLNAWIHINGQKSCPQRLPKPASDIEHDCRKEYARYKLAKGWKHLVVYKSGIHALGLYTSRFISRGEMVVEYVGEIVGSRVADKREIEYQSERKLQYKGACYFFRIDKEHIIDATKKGGIARFVNHSCLPNCVAKVVTIRHEKKVVFFAERDIYPGEEITYDYHFNNEDEGKKIPCYCNSKNCRRYLN, from the exons ATGAGATCCAATTCATCTTCATCCAGTATGTCAAAGAGTGATTTATCTCAAATATTGAGTTCATCCGCAGTCAGATTAAGGTCTGCAAAGCCTTGTGATTATGTTCCATTTCCAAAGGCCACCAGCACAGAACCCAGTTTACTTAGTGGTGTATTTCCCAGAGAAGaaccaaatacaatccaggaAAGTGGCAAAATTCCGCTCAAAGGTTTTGTTGGAACATGTACAACAACAAACATTGTTGGAATTCAAGGGAATGATGGTTGTCAACCTGTACCACTTTTCTTTGATTCCCTTAAACGAAATGGCAATTTTTCAGTTGCCCACTCTCCTTCACAAATTCCAACAAGCCTTCCAATAGATCATGAATGcataaaaaacaataatgaaaaagaTGTGCTTATAGGCAAAGATGCAGCATCGTCTAATATTGAGCTGAGGCTTGGACAACCCCCTCAGACAGGAAATCCAGTTCCATCATTTATAGGACATCCATTATTTAATGCCCTTGTCAGCCCTCCAAATTTGCATCTTGCAAAGCCAATGATTAATA TGCATAGCAGTGAGGGGAAATTGCAGAATAATTTTTGCCATGGTTATGGTTCCTTCAAAATGGTTGATCAACCTCAGCCTAAAATCAAGAACTATATGCCTGGTGTTAGCAATGCTTTTGGTGGTGCAGCTAGATCAAAACCTGACAGTGCAGCCAACAGTTTGTTGTTTTCACCACTTCCACAGTTAAATCTTCAGCCAGAGGGAAAGACAAAAGCTAGTGAAATTTTGAAGAATGATAGTGGACCTGACATATCCAAGAAACATGATGAATTTAATGGCATGCAGTTTGCTCCTATTAATGTTCCCTGGAAAAATAATGGTCACACGGGAAGGCAATTGGATTGTTCAGCAGTGGGATCTATTAAAGGTTTGGGCAATGATGAAGGTGTTAACTTTGCTAAAGATCCTTGTGCTAAATTAAACTCTGGATTTGGAATTAGTAATCTAGTGAAATATCCAAGTTCCATCAGAGGAGCTGTTGGTGGCAATGGTAGTTGTATTTCAACTGTTAAAGGAAAGATATACGAGTCATATAATGAATCAAGGTTGCCGTTCGATACATCTGCTGGTGTAaattttctctgtgattctaGAAATGTGTCTTCTGTTGGACAAAAGAATCATTTCACCTCAGGGACGACAATTCCATTAGAAGGAATTCTGAAGGGCTTTCCCTTGCTTGTACCAAATTCTACATCAAATCAGACTACTACACCACAGCAACAGAGCATTAACTTGGACAGACCTTTGCTTGATGAAAATATGAGGTTGCTTGCAGTGACGCAGATACTGGAGTTATCTAAGCAACGACATGCATTGCATTTTCATAAAATGAATCAAAAGCACAAGAGATCCAGCAACACTTCAGAAGCTCATCCCGACGTATATGAGGCTTTGACGTCTGAACAGTTCTCTTTTGGCGCTACATTTAAATTGCCACAAAAAAGAGGTCCTTGTGGGAGTCCTGATACCACTGATGATTTAGAGAAGCTGGCTTCACTCACAG GTTTGAATAGATACTGTTTCTCTGGCTTGACAGCATTACCTTTACATTCTAAAGAAAAGAAATCACAATGTAAACAGGCCTACAATCTTCAAAATGAAGGGCAATCGTTGAG CCTTGGAATAAACAATGACAATACACTGTTTCAGAGATCAAGTGCATCCAACAATTTCACTGAGAAACCAGTGGATACGAATTTGGGAAGATACACTTTTGCTGCAGGGCAAAACCTTTCtagtaccaatttttttttgggaaatggatcaacttataattttaaacaatttGCAAAATCTAGTGGTGAAACTCCTTTGAAGATAATTTCAAAGGATGAAAGTACTCATCAATGGAGAGGTGTACCAAGTAAGCTATGGAAAGCAGATTGTGATGCAAAATCTTTAGATCCAATAGCAGCGGAAGGACAAGATGATGTTCAAAGTGTAAATGCTTCTGCTAAACGCTTCAAAAGGAATTTTAATATGGAAGACATGTTGAAAGTGCAAGAAAAGTCTAATGTCTCGACTGGGTCTTGTGCACCTATGGTCACTCAAGCTTCCATGGAGTTCAATAAGATTGATTCTTGCATTATTGATGGTGGGGATGCTACTGATTCCAACAATCTTGTACTTGATGAGGGCTCAGTAATCAATAAAGGTTGGTCACCTGATGCAGTTGAAAGTGAAAGAAGTTCTGAGTTTTTAGGCTCCACATGTGAGAGTTACTTGAACAAAGGTCATTTGAGAGTCATAAATGATCAAGATAAACCATGTCGTAGTCTCCTTGATGAGCTTAAGCTGTTAGATTCTATGACAAGGCAAAAAAGCCAGGACCAAAGTCATATACTTTCTGGTCATTATAAAGCCAATCAATCTCAAAATGTCAAGGacttaaaaggaaaaaagaaaaggagaaataGGCTGAAGAATTTAGATGCCTCATTGCCTTCACCTTTCTTATTGCATAACAAGAACGATGAAAGGCAAATGTACTTTCCATCAACTCAGCGAAAATCATCTGCTAATGCCGCTTTTCTCCAGTCTAATGCCAAGCATAAACACACTGCTTTGTCACCCAAATTTCCTGGTAACCATTTTCTAAGTGCACGTCATAGTGACAAAGAAGATAGTCATGTGTCGGAATCAAGTTCAGATGACGAGTTTCGTGGCTTACATGACGTTCCtagaagaaagaaacaaagagcATATTTCCCTTCTGATTGTGTTGGGCATTTTCAAATGCAAGATCCAGATTTAGAGGAAACTGAAATTGGCAAGGTTGAGTCAATGTTTACCAGGGGGACAAATGCCAATAGAATCACAAGGCCAATAGTATGTGGAGAATATGGTGAAATATGCAGTGAAGAATTGGCTGGAGAATTGCCAAAAATTCCAAAATTTGTTTCTCTCAGTAAGGTTCTTAAAAGTGCCAAAAGATGTAAGGTACCTAGATTAACttcgaaaaagaaattgaagagaTTGAGCTTTGGAAGTAATGAACACTGCTGTGGTCAACCCGGTTTGGAGAGGGGCAACACGTCACTTGTTATTTTCAAAGCAAAGAGAGAATCCAAAGCTATACATGGTAATAGTATTGTAAACATAGCTCCATTGAAGCtgaagaacaaggaaattaggAAAGTACGCAGTATTAATGAACTGACTGCTAAAG AAACCAAAGTGAAGGATATTGTGGTGGAGTATGGTGAAGATAAGGAGCATGGTTGGTGTAACACCAAAAGCAGAAA CTTTGTTCAAGAATGCATGGGAATCTCCATCCAAAATTCAGACGCATTCTGCTCTGTGTGCCAAAACTCGAGCAATGATGACATTAACTGTTTGTTGGAGTGTAGTCGCTGTCTAATTAGA GTTCATCAGGCTTGCTATGGAATCTCCACATTACCTAAAAAAGGCCGTTGGTGTTGTAGACCATGCCGAACAAACTCAAAAGAAATT GCTTGTGTCCTGTGTGGTTATGGAGGTGGAGCCATGACTCGAGCAACACAGAATCGCACAATGGTGAAAAGCCTCTTAAAAGCGTGGAGTATTGAAAAAGGTGGCATGTCTAAGCATAGTACTACACCTGAACTTTTTGAGAAGGAAGCAGATGTATTTGATTCCACAAAATCTGAACTAAAATTTGACCAAACATGTGGTTTGAAGTCTGGGAATGTTGAGATCTCAAGATCAGACCAGTTGAAAGTTGAGATGTCAACAAATCAAATGCAAAATGTCCCTTACAATATTTTAAAGGTTCATAACAGCATTACAGCAGGAGTTCATGATACATCTGTAAAGCAGTGGATTCATATGGTTTGTGGGCTTTGGACTCCTGGAACAAGATGCCCGAATGTTAATACAATGAGTGCTTTTGATGTATCTGGTGTTACACTTCCTAGAGAAGATGTG GTTTGTTCCATCTGCAACCGCTGGGGTGGTTCTTGTATAGAGTGCAGGATTGTCAATTGTTTGGTCAAGTTTCATCCTTGGTGTGCTCATCAAAAG aACCTGTTGCAATGTGAGACTGAAGGCGATGATGATGAGAACGTTGGATTTTATGGAAGATGTATGCTTCATGCTGTTGACCCTAGATATCAGTCCAAGTATGATCCTGTTGATGATATAGATAGCTTAGAAGAAAGGGAATTTACCTGTGCCAGGACAGAG GGTTACAAGGGCTGTAAACGGGATGGTTTCCATAGATATTGTTACAGTGCCTTAAAGGGAAAGGGAGGAAGTGGATGCCTTGTTCCTGAAGAACAGTTAAATGCTTGGATTCACATTAATGGGCAGAAATCGTGTCCACAAAGACTCCCTAAGCCCGCATCAGATATTGAGCATGATTGTCGG AAGGAATATGCTCGGTACAAGCTAGCAAAGGGCTGGAAACACCTTGTTGTTTACAAATCAGGAATTCATGCCCTTGGTCTTTACACTTCTCGATTCATTTCCCGTGGTGAAATG GTTGTTGAGTATGTTGGCGAAATTGTGGGGTCACGGGTAGCTGATAAAAGAGAGATTGAATATCAATCTGAAAGAAAACTTCAGTACAAGGGTGCTTGCTACTTCTTCAGGATTGACAAAGAACATATTATTGATGCCACAAAGAAAGGGGGCATAGCCCGTTTTGTTAATCACTCATGCTTG CCGAATTGCGTGGCGAAAGTGGTTACTATAAGGCATGAGAAGAAG GTTGTCTTTTTTGCAGAGAGGGACATATATCCTGGTGAAGAAATAACATACGATTACCACTTTAACAACGAAGATGAAGGAAAGAAGATTCCATGTTATTGCAATTCCAAAAATTGCAGGCGCTATCTTAACTGA